The genome window AATCTCATCACTCATCAATTAAAAAAGTTATTACAAAATGGCACATCCAAAGAGAAGACAATCGTCTACAAGAAGAGATAAGAGAAGAACTCATTATAAAGCTGTAGTTCCTCAATTAGCAAAAGATGCAACATCAGGAGAAATGCATTTATACCACAGAGCTCACTGGCATGAAGGAAAACTTTACTACAGAGGTAAAGTAGTAATGGAAAAAGAAGTAGCTACTACTGAAGAAAACTAAGAGTCGCTTTTCATCGAAAAACACTCGTTTTAATACAGAAACCGCCCAATTTTTATAAAATTTGGCGGTTTTTTGTTGTTTTTTGTGTTTTTTTGGTATCTTTGACAGCAAATCAAATATCAAATTTATGGACATTAAAGACATACAAAATCTTATCAAGTTTGTATCTAAAGCTGAGGTTTCAGAAGTAAAATATAAAACTAAAGATTTCGAAATTACTATTAAAACTCCACTAGGTGGTAATGAAGTAAGCTATGTTGCTCAACCTGCAATGTATCAGCAAGCTCCACAACAAGTGGCTCCAGGTCATGCTCCTGCTCCGGTTTCTGCAGCTCCAGAAAAAACAGAAGCAGCTTCTGACGATAGTAAATATGTAACTATTAAATCTCCAATGATCGGAACTTTCTACAGAAAACCATCTCCAGATAAAGATGTTTTTGTAAATGTAGGTGACGAAGTTTCTAACGGAAAAGTAGTTTGTGTAATCGAAGCAATGAAGTTATTCAACCAAATCGAGTCTGAAGTAAGCGGTAAAATCGTTAAGATTTTAGTTGATGATGCTACTCCTGTTGAATACGACCAACCATTATTCTTAGTAGATCCATCTTAATTAGAAGTTAGATGTTAGACATTAGATGTTAGATTAAATTCTACATTAAAATAACATTATCTAATTTTCAAATTATCTAATTTTCAAATTGAAGAAGATGTTCAAAAAAATATTAATCGCCAATCGTGGCGAAATTGCAATGCGTATTTTACGTACTTGTAAAGAAATGGGAATCAAAACCGTTGCGGTATACTCTACTGCAGACAAAGACAGTCTTCACGTAAGATTTGCTGACGAGGCTGTTTGTATTGGTCCTGCAATGAGTAAAGACTCATATCTTAAAAT of Chryseobacterium scophthalmum contains these proteins:
- the rpmF gene encoding 50S ribosomal protein L32 — translated: MAHPKRRQSSTRRDKRRTHYKAVVPQLAKDATSGEMHLYHRAHWHEGKLYYRGKVVMEKEVATTEEN
- the accB gene encoding acetyl-CoA carboxylase biotin carboxyl carrier protein; this encodes MDIKDIQNLIKFVSKAEVSEVKYKTKDFEITIKTPLGGNEVSYVAQPAMYQQAPQQVAPGHAPAPVSAAPEKTEAASDDSKYVTIKSPMIGTFYRKPSPDKDVFVNVGDEVSNGKVVCVIEAMKLFNQIESEVSGKIVKILVDDATPVEYDQPLFLVDPS